Proteins encoded together in one Lathyrus oleraceus cultivar Zhongwan6 chromosome 5, CAAS_Psat_ZW6_1.0, whole genome shotgun sequence window:
- the LOC127079079 gene encoding uncharacterized protein LOC127079079, with amino-acid sequence MSQETILSLKPVPDEDVGDDSDYEEAQYVDTQNLFSGESDNSDNDIPVVHQDQVQDLYNPPLHMRNPTYSLDEDASIFETTEPLRIDWGLLGMEFNNKKGCVFAIRQFHIRNCLDYSVYKSDSKRLIIKCVNEECAFKCRAYVGKGSGKWVITKVSGPHTCMSSTMSQDHRKLESNLICNNIKSLINSDASLKVKHIIAHIRETFNYTISYKKAWISKNKVITTIYGNWETSYNDLPQWLLVMKTYLPGTIIELETLPVFSNEGTQISGARVFHRLFWAFQPCIKGFAFCKPVVQVDGTWLYGKYRGTLLMVVAQDGNRNIFPIAFALVEGETGEAWSFFLRNLRMHVTPQPNLCLISDRHESIKSAYNNPDNGWQHPPSSHVYCIRHISQNFMREFRDKELRKKIVNMGYALNGATYEYYRGEIRKVNIEALEWIDNIPREKWTRSFDGGKRRGHMTTNLAESMNSVLKSTCNLPITALVKSTYYRLDTLFGKRGHDWTKMLGSGQLSTENCMKGIEEEVIKSNSHTVMQFDRERFCFLVQETVHHSDGRPTTHYNVDLQKLTCECGRFQTFHVPCSHVIAACSSIREDYSVHIADVFKVVNVFKVYEETVLGSRLKQVGHNMKVTRYATTTACGETRKVAQTIVGLELKWTTLKKKKGGVVFVEK; translated from the exons ATGAGTCAAGAGACTATACTGTCGTTAAAACCAGTTCCAGATGAGGATGTCGGGGATGATAGTGACTATGAAGAAGCGCAGTACGTAGATACGCAAAATCTTTTCAGTGGAGAAAGTGACAACTCTGACAACGATATCCCCGTGGTGCATCAAGATCAAGTGCAAGATTTGTACAATCCACCACTACACATGAGAAATCCCACATACTCACTTGACGAAGATGCATCAATTTTTGAAACCACGGAGCCACTTCGGATAGATTGGGGGTTGCTTGGCATGGAATTTAATAACAAAAAGGGATGTGTATTCGCCATTCGCCAATTTCACATCAGAAATTGTCTTGATTATTCCGTTTATAAGTCTGATTCTAAACGACTCATAATCAAGTGTGTTAACGAAGAATGTGCCTTCAAATGCAGAGCATATGTGGGGAAGGGGAGTGGTAAGTGGGTGATCACTAAGGTTAGCGGTCCGCACACATGCATGTCTTCCACAATGTCTCAAGATCATAGAAAACTTGAATCTAATCTAATATGTAACAATATCAAGTCTCTAATCAACAGTGATGCCTCACTGAAAGTGAAACACATCATCGCTCATATTCGGGAGACATTCAACTACACAATCTCTTACAAAAAGGCATGGATTTCAAAGAATAAGGTTATCACTACTATTTATGGAAACTGGGAGACTTCATACAACGACCTGCCGCAATGGTTGTTGGTCATGAAAACATATCTACCAGGTACTATAATAGAACTAGAGACCCTTCCTGTATTTTCAAATGAAGGGACTCAAATCAGCGGTGCTAGAGTTTTTCACCGCCTTTTTTGGGCTTTCCAACCATGCATCAAgggttttgcattctgcaaaccgGTGGTTCAAGTAGATGGCACATGGTTATATGGAAAGTACAGGGGAACTTTGTTAATGGTTGTGGCACAAGACGGAAATAGGAACATATTTCCAATAGCTTTTGCATTGGTAGAGGGTGAAACTGGAGAAGCATGGAGTTTTTTCTTGAGAAATCTTAGAATGCATGTCACACCACAACCCAACCTATGTTTGATATCAGATCGACATGAGTCAATAAAGAGTGCCTATAATAACCCAGATAATGGCTGGCAACACCCTCCCTCCTCACACGTCTATTGCATCAGACATATATCGCAAAATTTCATGAGGGAATTCAGAGACAAGGAACTTCGGAAAAAAATTGTTAACATGG GGTATGCATTAAATGGGGCAACATATGAATACTACAGGGGAGAGATACGTAAGGTTAACATAGAAGCGTTAGAATGGATAGACAATATTCCAAGAGAAAAATGGACGAGATCATTCGATGGAGGGAAACGTCGGGGTCATATGACTACCAACCTTGCAGAATCAATGAACTCAGTTTTAAAATCCACATGCAACCTACCTATTACCGCTTTGGTAAAATCAACATATTATCGATTGGACACATTGTTTGGGAAAAGAGGACATGATTGGACTAAAATGTTGGGTTCTGGCCAACTGTCCACTGAAAACTGCATGAAGGGAATTGAGGAGGAAGTAATCAAATCAAATAGCCACACGGTTATGCAATTTGATCGTGAGAGGTTCTGCTTCCTGGTCCAGGAAACTGTTCATCATAGTGACGGCAGACCGACTACCCATTACAACGTCGACCTTCAGAAACTTACGTGTGAGTGTGGAAGATTCCAAACGTTTCATGTCCCTTGCTCACATGTTATTGCAGCGTGTTCAAGCATAAGAGAAGACTATTCTGTGCATATAGCTGACGTGTTCAAAGTTGTAAACGTATTTAAGGTCTACGAGGAAACTGTCCTCGGATCCCGACTGAAACAAGTTGGCCACAATATGAAGGTGACACGCTATGCCACAACGACCGCATGCGGAGAAACAAGAAAGGTCGCCCAAACAATTGTCGgattagaactgaaatggacaacgttgaaaaagaaaaaaggagGTGTGGTATTTGTCGAGAAATAG